The Deinococcus sp. KNUC1210 nucleotide sequence GTCCGCATGAACTTCTCGCACGGTTCACAGGACGACCACCGCCAGACCTACAACATGGTGCGCGAGTTGGCCGCCAGAAAAGGCGTCACCATCGGCATCCTGCAGGATCTACAGGGTCCCAAGATCCGGACCGCTCGCTTTGCCAACGGTTCGGCCACGCTCGCCAAGGGTCAGAAGTTCATCATCACCATGGACGAGGTGGAAGGCGACGAGCACCGCGTGGGCAGCACCTACAAGGGTCTGGCCGCCGACGTGTACCCCGGCATGGATCTGCTGCTCGACGACGGCAACATGGCGCTTCAGGTCGAGGGCGTCAAGGGCAATGACATCACCACCATCGTGACGGTGGGCGGCGTGCTGAAGAACAACAAGGGCATCAACGTGCCGCAGGCCGAGCTGAGCGTGCCCGCCATGTCCGACAAGGACGTGGAGGACATGGCCTTCGGAGCGGAACTCGGCGTGGATTGGGTGGCGCTGAGCTTTGTTCGCAGCCGCGACAACCTGCTGCTTGCCCGCCACTATCTGTCGCGCTACGGCAGCCGCGCCAAGCTGATGGCGAAGATCGAGAAGCCGCAGGCTGTCGAGCGCTTCGACGACATCCTGAAGGAAGTCGACGGCATCATGGTGGCGCGTGGCGATCTGGGTGTGGAGATGCGCCCCGAGCAGGTGCCGGTCATCCAGAAGCGCCTGATTCGTGCGTGCCGCGAGGTCGGCAAGCCGGTCATCACGGCCACCCAGATGCTGGAGAGCATGATCAATCTGCCGCGTCCTACCCGCGCCGAGGCGTCGGACGTGGCGAACGCGATTTTCGACGGTACCGACGCCGTGATGCTCAGCGGCGAGAGCGCAGCGGGCCTGTACCCGGTGGAAGCGGTCGCCATGATGGACCGGATCGCCCGTGAAGCCGAGGCCAGCCCGGAATACAAGCTCCTTCAGGCGCAGGAAATCGATACCACGCTGGCTCAGGACGCCATCGCGCAGGCCGCGTGTACCATCGGTCAGGATCTGGGTGTGGCGGCCATCGTCAGCTTCACCAAGACCGGCGGCGCGGCCACCCGTATCGCCAAGAACCGTCCGAAGCTGGCAATTCTGGCTCTGACCCCCAACGAGCAGACGCGCAACCAGCTCGCGCTGTCGTGGGGTGTGGTCCCGATGCTCAGCGAAGACCCACTCGATACCGACGACATGGTGCGCATCGCCAGCGAGGAACTCCAGCGCAGCAATCTGGCCGAAGTCGGTGAGCGTTATGTCATCACGGCGGGCGTGCCGTTCGGCGTACAGGGCACCACGAACATGATCCGCGTCGAGCGGCTGCGAGCCAACACGACCCAGAGCTGATTTCAGAACGAGCAATGAACAGGGCGGGTCACTTCATAGGAGTGACCCGCCCTGTTCATTGCCACTCTCGGTGGCGCGGCCCGGAAGACTTCGCCACCAGCCTGATTCGTTC carries:
- the pyk gene encoding pyruvate kinase; translation: MKHFDRATKIVATIGPASRDPQVLERMIDAGLNVVRMNFSHGSQDDHRQTYNMVRELAARKGVTIGILQDLQGPKIRTARFANGSATLAKGQKFIITMDEVEGDEHRVGSTYKGLAADVYPGMDLLLDDGNMALQVEGVKGNDITTIVTVGGVLKNNKGINVPQAELSVPAMSDKDVEDMAFGAELGVDWVALSFVRSRDNLLLARHYLSRYGSRAKLMAKIEKPQAVERFDDILKEVDGIMVARGDLGVEMRPEQVPVIQKRLIRACREVGKPVITATQMLESMINLPRPTRAEASDVANAIFDGTDAVMLSGESAAGLYPVEAVAMMDRIAREAEASPEYKLLQAQEIDTTLAQDAIAQAACTIGQDLGVAAIVSFTKTGGAATRIAKNRPKLAILALTPNEQTRNQLALSWGVVPMLSEDPLDTDDMVRIASEELQRSNLAEVGERYVITAGVPFGVQGTTNMIRVERLRANTTQS